The region TGGCGGAATTTGCGGTTTGTTTTCTTGAGTGCCGTTTCCGGTTCGACGTCCAAATGCCGAGCGAGATTCATCACAACAAATAGCAGATCGCCTATCTCTTCGGCTGCGTTTCCGGTGTCGCCTTTGCTGATCGCTTCTTTTAATTCCGCGACCTCTTCATCGAGCTTTTCAAAGATCTGATCCGCATTTTCCCAATCAAACCCGACCTTTGCCGCTTTTTTTGTGAGTTTTAAGCCTTCGAGCAAGGCAGGGAAATGTATCGGCACTTCGTCGAGGATCGATTCAAGCGTCTTCTCGACTTTTCCTGATGCTTTTCGCTCGTCTGCTTTAAGCTGGTCCCAGTTATCGAGAACGTCCTGAGCCTTTGCTAATTTTGTGTCGCCAAAGACATGCGGATGCCGCAAGATCAGCTTTTTGGCCACTCCTTCGGCGACCTCATCCATCGTAAAATCGCCGCGTTCGGCACCGATCGTCGAGTGAAACACGACTTGCAGCAGCAGATCGCCAAGCTCTTCACGCAAGTTCGCCGTGTCGCCTGTCTGGTCCGCTTCCTGTATCGCGTCAAAGGTTTC is a window of Chloracidobacterium sp. DNA encoding:
- the mazG gene encoding nucleoside triphosphate pyrophosphohydrolase, with product MSKSFDELIAVMDRLRAPGGCPWDAEQTYQSLSQYLIEEAYETFDAIQEADQTGDTANLREELGDLLLQVVFHSTIGAERGDFTMDEVAEGVAKKLILRHPHVFGDTKLAKAQDVLDNWDQLKADERKASGKVEKTLESILDEVPIHFPALLEGLKLTKKAAKVGFDWENADQIFEKLDEEVAELKEAISKGDTGNAAEEIGDLLFVVMNLARHLDVEPETALKKTNRKFRQRFKFIEDELKRDSKSLEDASLKEMDDLWNKAKAQKA